TTCACTTATGCCATGTCACAACTGGGCTCGACAGTGCGATTGTGGCGGAAACAGAAATTCAAGGCCAAGTGAAAAAAACCTATGAAACAGCACTCTCGCATCAATCGTTGCCACATGAGTTGCACTACTTATTTCAAAAAGCTTTAAAGATTGCAAAGCAAGCGCGCAGTCACCTTTTCAACGGGAAAAGAATGGCAGAAGTGGAACACGCTGCTTACCAAACAGGTGTGCATTTTTTTAAGGACTTGAATGCAGTTAACATCCTCTTTGTCGGAGCTTCAGAAATCAATCAAAAGCTCTTGAGGTTTTTCTCTACTAAACAACTTCCCTCCATCACTCTCTGCAACCGCACACTAAAAAAAGCTGAACATTATGCCGAAAAATATGGTCTTGACATCCTTCCCTGGGAAGATCTAGGACGGTGGCAGGAATTTGACTGGATTATTTTTGGCACAAAAGCTTCGCATTATTTCATTCAAAAGGAGCAGTTGACACAATATACTTTTTCAAAAGAAAAACTCATTGTTGATCTATCTTTCCCTCGCAATGTAGATCCGAGAATCGCTAAAGACCCGAGAATCATTTTGCTAAATATTGATCAGATAAACCGCATGTTGAAATTTCGCAAAGCCAAGCTCTCACAAAAGCTACAGGACGCTTCTTTGTTGATTGAACAGTCTGCAAGACTCTATGTTGACTTATTTGATGCTAGAGAAAAACGCCTAATTGCTATGGAAGCTGCTTGTGTATAGGCCGGTTCTAAACTGGAGCATCGTGAGCGTAGTGTCGACTATGGTACAGCAAATGCCAAGTCGCTCCAAAGCAGAGCAAACAGCCTAATAGCATCACTTCGATAGAACTAGATGAAGCCAGAATGATCGCTCCAACTGCAGGGATTACACAGCCGCGTATCCCAACAGTGAGGAGATTAATGCTACTAAATGCCGAACTCTCTTTTTCTTTAGCAAACGAGAGCCCTGACATATGCCATCCCATCTCACTCCCTGCTTGCATCACTCCATAAAAAATATAGGCGACATAAAGAAGAGCCAGATTAAAAGGAGCGCAAAGCAAAAGTAAAGGAAACCCGGTTGCCAGCAGTGTCACCAACCCACAAAAATAGTAGATGTTCATCTTGCCAAAAACTCGTGTCCAGATAGGAGAGGCTAATGTAACGCCAACTCCTTTACAAATCGCTAGAGCGAATGACATTTCTGTGTAAGAAAGACGCAATGTATCGACAAAAAAAACAGGCAAGGCTGGCTGCATAATCATTAATCCCGCTCCTCCCAACATAAAACCAATTTGAAAATTGGCAAAGTCAGGACGCTCAGAAATCAATTTCCAGGCCTGTTTCCAGGGCTTGATAATCCCTTCACTTAATTTAAAGCTAAACTTTGATACGGGAGCTTCCATGTCAATTGGGGGGGCAGGAGAAGGAATTCGGGTCAAAAGCCACGTCGAGATGAGCCCAATTAAGGCCATTAGAGGAAATAGTAAACGCCATGATTGTTCAAATCTATCTAAAAAGATACCAAGCAGAAGGGTCATCACAGCGGCTCCGCAATAATCGATTGTGCAAGCATGCCCAAGTGTTCTTTCGCGAATAGTTTCCGGCAGGTTGCGCTTAAAAAGCTCCATCCAACCAGGAATTGCAGCTCGATAAAGCATCATGTAAAGGGCAAATGAAAGGACAATTAACCATGCATTCATCCAAGGGAGAAAAAGAAAAGGTATATAGCGAATGATGTTAGCCCAAATCAGATTAGAGACAATCTTGTCAGGTCGCTGATGAATTGCTTGGCTCCAGTATGGTGCCAAAAGCGAGGACATCGGTTTTAGAGCAACCAGCAAAGTAATTTGCAAAGGATTGATATGCAAATCCTTGTAGAGGATAAAGGCAAGAAGATTGATAAGGGACCAAAAAGGGGTCCCTAGAATGCGTGTCCATAGATAAGCGGAGCGAGTCAAACGTAGTGTACTTGCCAGAAATTGTCCACGATCCGCCATAGCGTTTCCTTGCTTTTTAGAACTCAGCTTTGCCAGGATATCTTGGGAAAGGAATCACGTCGCGAATATTTTCCATCCCCGTCGCAAATTGCACTAACCTTTCAAAACCAACCCCATAGCCTGCGTGAGGAACTGATCCATATTTACGCAATTCTAAATACCACCAATAATTTTCTTTAGCTAGCTGCATTTCCTTCATTCTTGCTTCTAGTAGGTCTAAACGCTCTTCTCTTTGACTTCCACCAATAATTTCGCCGATTTTGGGCATTAGAACGTCCATGGCAGCGACGGTTTTGTTATCTTCATTAGCACGCATATAAAAAGATTTTATTTCTTTTGGATAGTCAGTAATGATGACAGGCTTTCCAAAAAATTCTTCGGCTAGATAACGCTCATGCTCTGATTGCAGGTCTAATCCCCATTTTACAGGAAATTCAAACGCTTTGTTAGCCTTTTCCAAAATTCTTACTGCGTAAGAATAGCTTGCCCTTTCAAATGGTGTATCGACAATAGATTGCAGGCGTTCCACAATACCATTAGACACATGCTTATCAAAAAAGCGCATGTCTTCAGGGCAATGCTTTAAAAGATGGGCAAATACAAACTTGAGATAGCTCTCTGCATTGTCCATATTATCGTTGATATCGGCAAATGCCATTTCAGGCTCAATCATCCAAAATTCTGCAAGGTGACGAGAAGTGTTGGAGTTTTCTGCTCGGAATGTTGGTCCAAATGTATAGATATCGCTCATAGAGCACGCATAAATCTCACCGTTAAGCTGACCGGAAACAGTTAGATTTGTGGGGGTTGCGAAAAAATCCTGGCTATAATCGACTTTTTTTTCAGCATTTTTTGGAACGTTATTCAGGTCTAATGTCGTCACCTGAAACATTTTCCCCGCTCCTTCGCAGTCAGACCCTGTAATAATAGGTGTGTGAATGTAAAGGAAACCTCTTTCTTGGAAAAACTTATGCGTCGCGAAGGCCAAAGCATTGCGCACGCGCGTGACAGCCCCAATTGTATTTGTACGTGGCCGCAGATGAGCAATAGAACGCAAAAATTCAAAAGTATGCCTTTTTTTCTGCAAAGGATAGGTGGTGGGATCGCACATCCCGATGATGTCAATTTGGTCCGCGTGCATTTCCAATTCTTGATTTTTTCCTGGACTTTCCACCATTTTTCCCATTATAGCAACGGAAACCCCCGTTGATAACTTCTCCATTAGCTTTTCATAGTTAGGCATCTTAGCATCGGCAACCACCTGAAAGTTGGAAAGTGTGGAGCCGTCATTAACTTCGATAAAGCTAAAAGTTTTTTGATTGCGAACAGTTCTTACCCACCCTTTAACGGTCGCTTCAGTACCAATCAAAGATGGCCTTCCTGTTTCAGGGTATTTCAGTTGCTTAACTTTTAAGCGCATTCTTTTCTCCATATTGTTAATTAGTAGCCATTTCTCTCAGCATAGCAATCTCTTTTTCCCAAAGCTCAGGACCATCCGGTGTCTCTAAATACATAGGGAGATATTTTGTGCGAGGTTCAGTAACAAGAAATTTAAAGGCATCTAAGCCGATTGCACCTTTACCGAGAGGACTATGACGGTCTACTCTA
Above is a genomic segment from Chlamydiales bacterium STE3 containing:
- a CDS encoding Glutamyl-tRNA reductase (Product derived from UniProtKB/Swiss-Prot:Q6MEC8;Gene name derived from UniProtKB/Swiss-Prot:Q6MEC8;EC number derived from UniProtKB/Swiss-Prot:Q6MEC8); amino-acid sequence: MRTFFHRSLLKMRVGVIGINHKLADLNLREKLAKGCQRRFGLESSLHEGHTFLLLSTCNRTEIYFSSENLATTHTYILSILRQEVNEDFEHKLYSYFGYDCFFHLCHVTTGLDSAIVAETEIQGQVKKTYETALSHQSLPHELHYLFQKALKIAKQARSHLFNGKRMAEVEHAAYQTGVHFFKDLNAVNILFVGASEINQKLLRFFSTKQLPSITLCNRTLKKAEHYAEKYGLDILPWEDLGRWQEFDWIIFGTKASHYFIQKEQLTQYTFSKEKLIVDLSFPRNVDPRIAKDPRIILLNIDQINRMLKFRKAKLSQKLQDASLLIEQSARLYVDLFDAREKRLIAMEAACV
- a CDS encoding Asparagine--tRNA ligase (Product derived from UniProtKB/Swiss-Prot:Q6MEC9;Gene name derived from UniProtKB/Swiss-Prot:Q6MEC9;EC number derived from UniProtKB/Swiss-Prot:Q6MEC9), giving the protein MEKRMRLKVKQLKYPETGRPSLIGTEATVKGWVRTVRNQKTFSFIEVNDGSTLSNFQVVADAKMPNYEKLMEKLSTGVSVAIMGKMVESPGKNQELEMHADQIDIIGMCDPTTYPLQKKRHTFEFLRSIAHLRPRTNTIGAVTRVRNALAFATHKFFQERGFLYIHTPIITGSDCEGAGKMFQVTTLDLNNVPKNAEKKVDYSQDFFATPTNLTVSGQLNGEIYACSMSDIYTFGPTFRAENSNTSRHLAEFWMIEPEMAFADINDNMDNAESYLKFVFAHLLKHCPEDMRFFDKHVSNGIVERLQSIVDTPFERASYSYAVRILEKANKAFEFPVKWGLDLQSEHERYLAEEFFGKPVIITDYPKEIKSFYMRANEDNKTVAAMDVLMPKIGEIIGGSQREERLDLLEARMKEMQLAKENYWWYLELRKYGSVPHAGYGVGFERLVQFATGMENIRDVIPFPRYPGKAEF
- a CDS encoding Uncharacterized protein (Product derived from UniProtKB/Trembl:D1R858); the protein is MADRGQFLASTLRLTRSAYLWTRILGTPFWSLINLLAFILYKDLHINPLQITLLVALKPMSSLLAPYWSQAIHQRPDKIVSNLIWANIIRYIPFLFLPWMNAWLIVLSFALYMMLYRAAIPGWMELFKRNLPETIRERTLGHACTIDYCGAAVMTLLLGIFLDRFEQSWRLLFPLMALIGLISTWLLTRIPSPAPPIDMEAPVSKFSFKLSEGIIKPWKQAWKLISERPDFANFQIGFMLGGAGLMIMQPALPVFFVDTLRLSYTEMSFALAICKGVGVTLASPIWTRVFGKMNIYYFCGLVTLLATGFPLLLLCAPFNLALLYVAYIFYGVMQAGSEMGWHMSGLSFAKEKESSAFSSINLLTVGIRGCVIPAVGAIILASSSSIEVMLLGCLLCFGATWHLLYHSRHYAHDAPV